A genome region from Cucumis sativus cultivar 9930 chromosome 4, Cucumber_9930_V3, whole genome shotgun sequence includes the following:
- the LOC101218411 gene encoding telomere repeat-binding factor 1 isoform X2, with translation MGAPKQKWTSEEEAALKAGVVKHGAGKWRTILKDPEFSSVLYLRSNVDLKDKWRNMSVMANGWGSREKARLALKRLHAPRKDENAVGPSVAAQSEDELAEAKSVSLSSDIKQITGPKRSNVRKEEEEEEEEEEEKEVERIERDARYDCHRWEKRLDNLIIEAITTLREPGGSNKTKITSYIEDQYWAPPDFKRLLSSKLKFLTASRKLVKVKRKYRLPSVAASERRSSMLLLEDQQKASVRADKDDMCILAKAQIDLELAKMRTMTSQEAAAAAARAVAEAEAAIAEAEEAAREAEAAEADAEAAQSFAEAAMKTLKGRNLPKMMIRV, from the exons ATGGGTGCTCCGAAGCAAAAATGGACtagtgaagaagaagcagCTCTGAAGGCTGGAGTTGTTAAGCATGGAGCAGGAAAGTGGCGGACGATACTTAAGGATCCTGAATTCAGCAGTGTACTGTATCTTCGTTCAAATGTTGATCTCAAG gaCAAGTGGAGAAATATGAGTGTCATGGCTAATGGCTGGGGATCTCGAGAGAAGGCCAGGTTGGCACTTAAGAGATTACATGCTCCTAGAAAAGACGAGAACGCTGTGGGTCCAAGTGTTGCTGCCCAAAGTGAAGACGAATTGGCAGAAGCTAAGTCTGTTTCCCTTTCCTCAGATATCAAGCAGATAACTGGTCCAAAGCGATCTAATGTAAG aaaggaagaggaggaggaagaagaagaagaagaagaaaaagaagtagaaaGAATAGAAAGGGATGCAAGATATGATTGCCATAGGTGGGAAAAAAG gCTGGACAATCTTATAATTGAGGCAATTACTACCCTGAGGGAACCTGGTGGCTCTAATAAGACAAAGATTACCTCGTATATAGAG GATCAATACTGGGCACCTCCAGACTTCAAGAggttgttatcatcaaaattgaAGTTCTTAACAGCTAGCCGTAAACTGGTCAAG GTTAAACGAAAATATAGGCTTCCTTCTGTGGCTGCTTCAGAGAGAAGGAGCTCTATGTTATTGTTGGAAGACCAGCAAAAAGCTAGTGTAAGAGCTGACAAGGATGATATGTGTATTCTTGCGAAAGCTCAAATCGATCTCGAATTAGCCAAGATGAGGACCATGACTTCCCAAGAGGCAGCGGCAGCTGCTGCTCGAGCAGTTGCAGAAGCAGAAGCAGCAATTGCAGAAGCTGAAGAGGCAGCTAGGGAAGCCGAGGCAGCTGAGGCTGATGCAGAAGCAGCCCAATCATTTGCAGAAGCCGCAATGAAGACACTGAAAGGAAGAAATCTCCCGAAGATG ATGATCCGGGTTTGA
- the LOC101218411 gene encoding telomere repeat-binding factor 1 isoform X1 produces the protein MGAPKQKWTSEEEAALKAGVVKHGAGKWRTILKDPEFSSVLYLRSNVDLKDKWRNMSVMANGWGSREKARLALKRLHAPRKDENAVGPSVAAQSEDELAEAKSVSLSSDIKQITGPKRSNVRKEEEEEEEEEEEKEVERIERDARYDCHRWEKRLDNLIIEAITTLREPGGSNKTKITSYIEDQYWAPPDFKRLLSSKLKFLTASRKLVKVKRKYRLPSVAASERRSSMLLLEDQQKASVRADKDDMCILAKAQIDLELAKMRTMTSQEAAAAAARAVAEAEAAIAEAEEAAREAEAAEADAEAAQSFAEAAMKTLKGRNLPKMQMIRV, from the exons ATGGGTGCTCCGAAGCAAAAATGGACtagtgaagaagaagcagCTCTGAAGGCTGGAGTTGTTAAGCATGGAGCAGGAAAGTGGCGGACGATACTTAAGGATCCTGAATTCAGCAGTGTACTGTATCTTCGTTCAAATGTTGATCTCAAG gaCAAGTGGAGAAATATGAGTGTCATGGCTAATGGCTGGGGATCTCGAGAGAAGGCCAGGTTGGCACTTAAGAGATTACATGCTCCTAGAAAAGACGAGAACGCTGTGGGTCCAAGTGTTGCTGCCCAAAGTGAAGACGAATTGGCAGAAGCTAAGTCTGTTTCCCTTTCCTCAGATATCAAGCAGATAACTGGTCCAAAGCGATCTAATGTAAG aaaggaagaggaggaggaagaagaagaagaagaagaaaaagaagtagaaaGAATAGAAAGGGATGCAAGATATGATTGCCATAGGTGGGAAAAAAG gCTGGACAATCTTATAATTGAGGCAATTACTACCCTGAGGGAACCTGGTGGCTCTAATAAGACAAAGATTACCTCGTATATAGAG GATCAATACTGGGCACCTCCAGACTTCAAGAggttgttatcatcaaaattgaAGTTCTTAACAGCTAGCCGTAAACTGGTCAAG GTTAAACGAAAATATAGGCTTCCTTCTGTGGCTGCTTCAGAGAGAAGGAGCTCTATGTTATTGTTGGAAGACCAGCAAAAAGCTAGTGTAAGAGCTGACAAGGATGATATGTGTATTCTTGCGAAAGCTCAAATCGATCTCGAATTAGCCAAGATGAGGACCATGACTTCCCAAGAGGCAGCGGCAGCTGCTGCTCGAGCAGTTGCAGAAGCAGAAGCAGCAATTGCAGAAGCTGAAGAGGCAGCTAGGGAAGCCGAGGCAGCTGAGGCTGATGCAGAAGCAGCCCAATCATTTGCAGAAGCCGCAATGAAGACACTGAAAGGAAGAAATCTCCCGAAGATG CAGATGATCCGGGTTTGA
- the LOC101218884 gene encoding nucleobase-ascorbate transporter 4 produces the protein MAAGGTQKSDEFQPHPIKEQLPGIDFCVSSSPPWPEVILLGFQHYFVMLGTTVALSTIIVPLMGGGNVEKAEMINTLLFVAGINTLLQTWFGTRLPVVIGGSYAFIIPAISVALSRRFNFYIDPHQRFRESMKALQGALIVASFLPMIIGFLGLWRIVARFLSPLSAVPLVTLTGLGLFALGFPQLANCVEIGLPELVIVVLLSQYVPPLMKGKRALFDRFAVILSVAIVWVYAEILTAAGAYKNKAPSTQFSCRTDRSGLISAASWIKFPYPFQWGRPSFDAGDIFSMMASAFVALIESTGTFIAAARYGSATHIPPSVLSRGVGWLGVGTFLDGIFGTGVGSTASFENAGLLGLTRVGSRRAVQVSAGFMLFFSVLGKFGAVLASVPLPLMAALYCVLFAYIASAGLGFLQFCNLNSFRSKFVLGFSLFLGLSVPQYFNEYLFISGHGPVHTKARWFNNIVQVIFSSPATVAAVVAFFLDITLMRNHSATRRDSGRHWWGKFYSFNLDTRSEEFYSLPWNLNRFFPSF, from the exons ATGGCCGCCGGAGGAACTCAGAAATCTGACGAGTTTCAACCTCATCCCATCAAAGAGCAACTTCCCGGCATTGATTTCTGCGTTTCCAGCTCTCCCCCTTGGC CGGAAGTCATACTTCTGGGATTTCAACACTACTTTGTGATGCTTGGAACTACTGTTGCACTCTCTACTATAATCGTTCCTTTGATGGGTGGTGGAAAT GTCGAGAAGGCTGAAATGATAAACACTTTGTTGTTTGTTGCGGGTATCAATACTTTATTACAAACTTGGTTCGGAACCCGGTTGCCTGTAGTGATTGGTGGGTCGTATGCCTTCATCATTCCCGCTATCTCGGTAGCTTTGTCTCGAagatttaatttctatattgaCCCTCATCAG AGGTTTAGAGAATCGATGAAGGCTCTTCAAGGAGCATTGATTGTTGCATCTTTCCTACCAATGATCATTGGTTTTTTGGGATTGTGGAGGATTGTCGCAAG GTTTCTTAGCCCTTTATCTGCAGTTCCTCTGGTCACCCTCACTGGGCTAGGTCTCTTTGCACTGGGTTTTCCTCAA CTTGCTAACTGTGTTGAAATTGGTCTTCCAGAGTTGGTCATAGTGGTTTTATTATCTCAG TACGTTCCGCCCCTGATGAAAGGCAAACGAGCCTTATTTGATCGATTTGCAGTTATTTTGTCAGTTGCAATTGTTTGGGTATATGCAGAGATATTGACTGCAGCTGGTGCGTATAAAAATAAAGCTCCAAGTACTCAATTTAGTTGCCGCACTGATCGTTCTGGGCTCATAAGTGCTGCCTCCTG GATAAAGTTTCCTTATCCATTTCAATGGGGGCGTCCTAGTTTTGATGCTGGAGATATTTTTTCTATGATGGCTTCTGCCTTTGTTGCTCTCATTGAG TCTACAGGAACATTCATTGCAGCTGCAAGATATGGGAGTGCCACACATATACCACCATCTGTACTCAGCCGAGGCGTCGGTTGGCTG GGAGTAGGGACTTTTCTGGATGGTATATTTGGCACTGGCGTTGGATCCACCGCATCATT TGAAAATGCTGGTTTGTTGGGTTTGACCCGAGTTGGAAGCCGGAGAGCTGTTCAAGTTTCTGCTGGGTTCATGCTTTTCTTCTCCGTGCTTG GCAAATTTGGTGCTGTCCTTGCTTCTGTTCCCTTACCATTAATGGCAGCTTTGTACTGTGTCCTTTTTGCCTACATAG CTTCTGCCGGTCTCGGGTTCCTCCAGTTCTGCAACCTCAACAGCTTTCGGTCAAAGTTCGTACTTGGATTCTCTCTGTTCTTGGGCCTCTCTGTGCCCCAGTACTTCAATGAGTATCTTTTCATTTCTGGACATGGTCCTGTCCACACTAAAGCCAGATGG TTCAACAACATTGTGCAAgtgatattttcttctccagcAACTGTGGCTGCTGTGGTTGCCTTCTTCTTGGACATCACATTGATGAGGAACCACAGCGCAACTCGCCGAGACAGTGGGCGGCATTGGTGGGGGAAGTTTTATTCCTTCAATCTAGATACGAGAAGCGAAGAGTTTTACTCCCTTCCTTGGAACCTCAATAGGTTCTTCCCCTcattttaa
- the LOC101218645 gene encoding cysteine-rich and transmembrane domain-containing protein WIH2, protein MSYYNQGQPPIGVPPPQGYPPEGYPKDAYPPPGYPPQGYPPPGAYPPQGYPPPYAPQYAQPPPQQQHSSGPGCLEGCLAALCCCCLLDACF, encoded by the exons atgagttattataatcaaGGTCAGCCTCCGATTGGAGTGCCTCCTCCTCAAG gtTATCCACCAGAAGGTTATCCGAAGGATGCTTATCCGCCGCCTGGATATCCGCCGCAGGGGTATCCTCCTCCCGGTGCTTATCCACCGCAGGGATATCCTCCGCCTTACGCTCCTCAATACGCTCAACCTCCTCCTCAACAGCAGCATAGTAGCGGTCCTGGTTGCTTGGAAGGCtg TTTGGCTGCGTTGTGCTGTTGCTGCTTGCTTGACGCCTGCTTTTGA
- the LOC101218411 gene encoding telomere repeat-binding factor 1 isoform X4 yields the protein MGAPKQKWTSEEEAALKAGVVKHGAGKWRTILKDPEFSSVLYLRSNVDLKDKWRNMSVMANGWGSREKARLALKRLHAPRKDENAVGPSVAAQSEDELAEAKSVSLSSDIKQITGPKRSNVRLDNLIIEAITTLREPGGSNKTKITSYIEDQYWAPPDFKRLLSSKLKFLTASRKLVKVKRKYRLPSVAASERRSSMLLLEDQQKASVRADKDDMCILAKAQIDLELAKMRTMTSQEAAAAAARAVAEAEAAIAEAEEAAREAEAAEADAEAAQSFAEAAMKTLKGRNLPKMQMIRV from the exons ATGGGTGCTCCGAAGCAAAAATGGACtagtgaagaagaagcagCTCTGAAGGCTGGAGTTGTTAAGCATGGAGCAGGAAAGTGGCGGACGATACTTAAGGATCCTGAATTCAGCAGTGTACTGTATCTTCGTTCAAATGTTGATCTCAAG gaCAAGTGGAGAAATATGAGTGTCATGGCTAATGGCTGGGGATCTCGAGAGAAGGCCAGGTTGGCACTTAAGAGATTACATGCTCCTAGAAAAGACGAGAACGCTGTGGGTCCAAGTGTTGCTGCCCAAAGTGAAGACGAATTGGCAGAAGCTAAGTCTGTTTCCCTTTCCTCAGATATCAAGCAGATAACTGGTCCAAAGCGATCTAATGTAAG gCTGGACAATCTTATAATTGAGGCAATTACTACCCTGAGGGAACCTGGTGGCTCTAATAAGACAAAGATTACCTCGTATATAGAG GATCAATACTGGGCACCTCCAGACTTCAAGAggttgttatcatcaaaattgaAGTTCTTAACAGCTAGCCGTAAACTGGTCAAG GTTAAACGAAAATATAGGCTTCCTTCTGTGGCTGCTTCAGAGAGAAGGAGCTCTATGTTATTGTTGGAAGACCAGCAAAAAGCTAGTGTAAGAGCTGACAAGGATGATATGTGTATTCTTGCGAAAGCTCAAATCGATCTCGAATTAGCCAAGATGAGGACCATGACTTCCCAAGAGGCAGCGGCAGCTGCTGCTCGAGCAGTTGCAGAAGCAGAAGCAGCAATTGCAGAAGCTGAAGAGGCAGCTAGGGAAGCCGAGGCAGCTGAGGCTGATGCAGAAGCAGCCCAATCATTTGCAGAAGCCGCAATGAAGACACTGAAAGGAAGAAATCTCCCGAAGATG CAGATGATCCGGGTTTGA
- the LOC101218411 gene encoding telomere repeat-binding factor 1 isoform X3, giving the protein MGAPKQKWTSEEEAALKAGVVKHGAGKWRTILKDPEFSSVLYLRSNVDLKDKWRNMSVMANGWGSREKARLALKRLHAPRKDENAVGPSVAAQSEDELAEAKSVSLSSDIKQITGPKRSNVRKEEEEEEEEEEEKEVERIERDARYDCHRLDNLIIEAITTLREPGGSNKTKITSYIEDQYWAPPDFKRLLSSKLKFLTASRKLVKVKRKYRLPSVAASERRSSMLLLEDQQKASVRADKDDMCILAKAQIDLELAKMRTMTSQEAAAAAARAVAEAEAAIAEAEEAAREAEAAEADAEAAQSFAEAAMKTLKGRNLPKMQMIRV; this is encoded by the exons ATGGGTGCTCCGAAGCAAAAATGGACtagtgaagaagaagcagCTCTGAAGGCTGGAGTTGTTAAGCATGGAGCAGGAAAGTGGCGGACGATACTTAAGGATCCTGAATTCAGCAGTGTACTGTATCTTCGTTCAAATGTTGATCTCAAG gaCAAGTGGAGAAATATGAGTGTCATGGCTAATGGCTGGGGATCTCGAGAGAAGGCCAGGTTGGCACTTAAGAGATTACATGCTCCTAGAAAAGACGAGAACGCTGTGGGTCCAAGTGTTGCTGCCCAAAGTGAAGACGAATTGGCAGAAGCTAAGTCTGTTTCCCTTTCCTCAGATATCAAGCAGATAACTGGTCCAAAGCGATCTAATGTAAG aaaggaagaggaggaggaagaagaagaagaagaagaaaaagaagtagaaaGAATAGAAAGGGATGCAAGATATGATTGCCATAG gCTGGACAATCTTATAATTGAGGCAATTACTACCCTGAGGGAACCTGGTGGCTCTAATAAGACAAAGATTACCTCGTATATAGAG GATCAATACTGGGCACCTCCAGACTTCAAGAggttgttatcatcaaaattgaAGTTCTTAACAGCTAGCCGTAAACTGGTCAAG GTTAAACGAAAATATAGGCTTCCTTCTGTGGCTGCTTCAGAGAGAAGGAGCTCTATGTTATTGTTGGAAGACCAGCAAAAAGCTAGTGTAAGAGCTGACAAGGATGATATGTGTATTCTTGCGAAAGCTCAAATCGATCTCGAATTAGCCAAGATGAGGACCATGACTTCCCAAGAGGCAGCGGCAGCTGCTGCTCGAGCAGTTGCAGAAGCAGAAGCAGCAATTGCAGAAGCTGAAGAGGCAGCTAGGGAAGCCGAGGCAGCTGAGGCTGATGCAGAAGCAGCCCAATCATTTGCAGAAGCCGCAATGAAGACACTGAAAGGAAGAAATCTCCCGAAGATG CAGATGATCCGGGTTTGA